One part of the Hirundo rustica isolate bHirRus1 chromosome 11, bHirRus1.pri.v3, whole genome shotgun sequence genome encodes these proteins:
- the MAF gene encoding LOW QUALITY PROTEIN: transcription factor Maf (The sequence of the model RefSeq protein was modified relative to this genomic sequence to represent the inferred CDS: inserted 2 bases in 1 codon) yields the protein MASELAMSSSDLPTSPLAMEYVNDFDLMKFEVKKEPVETDRIISQCGRLIAGGSLSSTPMSTPCSSVPPSPSFSAPSPGSGSDQKTHLEDYYWMTGYPQQLNPEALGFSPEDAVEALINSSHHPLPGAFDGYARGQQLAAAAGGSVPAEEMGSAAAVVSAVIAAAAAQGGAPHYHHHHHHPHHXAAAGGGGGGGGHPHAAAPGSAPPSSASSAAGSGSGGGGGGGGGAGGLHHPHHGGGGGGGGGLHFDDRFSDEQLVTMSVRELNRQLRGVSKEEVIRLKQKRRTLKNRGYAQSCRFKRVQQRHVLESEKNQLLQQVEHLKQEISRLVRERDAYKEKYEKLVSNGFRENGSSSDNPSSPEFFILPEDPEW from the exons ATGGCATCAGAGCTGGCGATGAGCAGCTCCGACCTGCCCACCAGTCCCCTGGCCATGGAATATGTTAATGACTTCGATCTGATGAAGTTTGAAGTGAAAAAGGAGCCGGTGGAGACCGATCGCATTATCAGCCAGTGCGGCCGCCTGATCGCCGGGGGATCGCTCTCCTCCACCCCGATGAGCACGCCCTGCAGCTCCGTGCCCCCGTCCCCCAGCTTCTCGGcgcccagccccggctccggctccgACCAGAAGACCCACCTGGAAGACTACTACTGGATGACGGGGTACCCGCAGCAGCTCAACCCGGAGGCGCTGGGCTTCAGCCCCGAGGACGCGGTGGAGGCGCTGATCAACAGCAGCCACCACCCGCTGCCCGGCGCCTTCGATGGCTATGCTAGAGGGCAGCAGCTggccgcggccgccggcggCTCCGTGCCGGCCGAGGAGATGGGCTCGGCGGCCGCCGTGGTGTCGGCGGTGAtcgccgcggcggcggcgcaggGCGGCGCGCCCcactaccaccaccaccaccaccacccgcacca ggcggcggcgggcggcggcggcggaggcggcgggcACCCCCACGCCGCGGCGCCGGGCAGCGCGCCGCCCTCCTCCGCCTCCTCGGCcgccggctccggctccggcggcggcggcggcggcggcggcggcgccggggggCTGCACCACCCGCAccacggcggcggcggcggcggcggcggcggcctcCACTTCGACGACCGCTTCTCCGACGAGCAGCTGGTGACCATGTCGGTGCGGGAGCTGAACCGGCAGCTTCGGGGCGTCAGCAAGGAAGAGGTGATCCGGCTGAAGCAGAAGAGGAGGACCCTCAAAAACAGGGGCTATGCCCAGTCCTGCCGCTTCAAGAGGGTCCAGCAGCGGCACGTCCTGGAGTCGGAGAAgaaccagctgctgcagcaagtGGAGCACCTAAAGCAGGAGATCTCCAGGCTGGTCCGGGAGAGGGACGCCTACAAGGAAAAGTACGAGAAGCTGGTCAGCAATGGCTTCAGAGAAAACGGATCCAGCAGCGACAACCCTTCCTCTCCAGAGTTTTTCAT